Proteins encoded in a region of the Frondihabitans sp. 762G35 genome:
- a CDS encoding glycerol-3-phosphate responsive antiterminator — translation MSQPAATAVRRPTPTVADLFADDPIVASVKDDEGLRRVLRSDRAVVFLLYGTVLTIESIVATLKAHGKTVFVDVDLLDGFAAREVVVRFVGERTEADGILSTKAPLVRAANGLGLRAIHRFFLIDSLSYRNLPKQVAASRADAVEILPGCMPRVISWLLADVDVPIVAGGLVCDKEDVVAALGAGAVAVASSSTDVWEM, via the coding sequence ATGAGCCAGCCTGCCGCGACCGCCGTCCGACGACCGACCCCCACGGTCGCCGACCTCTTCGCCGACGATCCGATCGTCGCCAGCGTCAAGGACGACGAGGGGCTCCGCCGCGTCCTGCGCTCGGACCGGGCGGTGGTGTTCCTGCTCTACGGCACGGTCCTCACCATCGAGTCGATCGTCGCCACGCTGAAGGCGCACGGCAAGACCGTCTTCGTCGACGTCGACCTTCTCGACGGCTTCGCGGCTCGGGAGGTGGTCGTCAGGTTCGTCGGCGAGCGGACGGAGGCCGACGGCATCCTCAGCACCAAGGCTCCGCTGGTGAGGGCTGCGAACGGTCTCGGCCTCCGGGCGATCCACCGGTTCTTCCTGATCGACAGCCTCTCGTACCGCAACCTCCCGAAGCAGGTCGCGGCCTCCCGCGCCGACGCCGTCGAGATCCTGCCCGGCTGCATGCCGCGGGTCATCTCGTGGCTGCTCGCCGACGTCGACGTGCCGATCGTGGCGGGCGGTCTCGTCTGCGACAAGGAGGACGTCGTCGCGGCCCTGGGCGCCGGGGCCGTGGCCGTCGCCTCGTCGAGCACCGACGTCTGGGAGATGTGA
- a CDS encoding SDR family oxidoreductase: MDIREFSLDRFSLRGRSAIVTGGNTGLGQAFSLALAKAGADVFVPSVLDDGGETRALVEAEGVRYEFVGADITEPGAPARIVDECVSRLGSVDVLVNSAGICKIASVDEFGREQWDPMIDVNLTAPFELSKEASRHMIAQGHGKIVNIASLFSFLGGQWSPAYAATKHGIVGFTRAYCDELAGHGVQVNAIAPGYFATAITEKTRADPETNRRVLDHIPAGRWGEVADLMGATVFLASAASDYVNGHVLTVDGGYLVR, translated from the coding sequence ATGGACATCCGCGAGTTCTCGCTCGACCGCTTCTCGCTCCGCGGCCGCAGCGCCATCGTCACCGGCGGCAACACCGGCCTCGGGCAGGCGTTCTCCCTCGCCCTCGCGAAAGCCGGCGCCGACGTCTTCGTGCCCAGCGTGCTCGACGACGGCGGCGAGACGCGCGCCCTCGTCGAGGCGGAGGGGGTGCGCTACGAGTTCGTCGGGGCCGACATCACCGAACCCGGCGCCCCGGCCCGCATCGTCGACGAGTGCGTCTCGCGCCTCGGCTCCGTCGACGTGCTCGTGAACTCCGCGGGCATCTGCAAGATCGCCTCCGTCGACGAGTTCGGCCGCGAGCAGTGGGACCCCATGATCGACGTCAACCTCACGGCCCCCTTCGAGCTCAGCAAGGAGGCCTCGCGCCACATGATCGCCCAGGGGCACGGGAAGATCGTCAACATCGCGTCGCTCTTCTCGTTCCTCGGCGGACAGTGGTCGCCCGCCTACGCCGCCACGAAGCACGGGATCGTCGGGTTCACCCGCGCCTACTGCGACGAGCTCGCCGGTCACGGCGTCCAGGTGAACGCGATCGCGCCCGGCTACTTCGCGACGGCGATCACCGAGAAGACCCGCGCCGACCCCGAGACGAACCGGCGCGTCCTCGACCACATCCCGGCCGGCCGGTGGGGCGAGGTCGCCGACCTCATGGGCGCCACCGTGTTCCTCGCCAGCGCCGCCTCGGACTACGTCAACGGCCACGTGCTCACCGTCGACGGCGGCTACCTCGTCCGCTGA
- a CDS encoding MFS transporter codes for MSDIPRRRWLTFLLLSMTGGVIYQVAYIRFVFLEDTYTALRLTGQEYGVVISVFGAVATVMYFFGGWFSDRYSPKLLITVALVGTGAADFVLASVPSFTGILLAHVVMAVMGMALYWSALVKAIGMLGSASEQGRLFGFLEGARGITSTIVGLVGAGIVAAAVVPSGGVLTLIRIYGALCFVFAALVWLFVREDRARIDALGRSTVTLGQLLVAARNPYTWLIGGTIALAFCFYTTLGYFSPLLQNEFGVGAAALSIIGVVRSYVFQFVAGPVGGVIVDTVTHSTSRFLRLMFAVSLVFSAAFLLLPRSPELVGLAVVLLLLLCIPVFMSRGVYWATVGELGIPENQRGGVIGLASGLAYLPDAFLPALCAWWIGDPNAATPVPERGGGYSALFVFLLVAAALGILLTSITARLHERRRREALVSAPL; via the coding sequence TTGTCCGACATCCCCCGCCGAAGGTGGCTCACGTTCCTGCTCCTGTCCATGACGGGCGGCGTGATCTACCAGGTCGCCTACATCCGCTTCGTCTTCCTCGAAGACACCTACACGGCGCTCCGACTCACCGGGCAGGAGTACGGCGTCGTCATCTCCGTCTTCGGGGCCGTGGCCACGGTCATGTACTTCTTCGGGGGCTGGTTCAGCGACCGCTACTCGCCGAAGCTGCTCATCACCGTGGCACTCGTGGGCACCGGGGCGGCCGACTTCGTCCTGGCGTCGGTGCCGTCGTTCACGGGCATCCTGCTGGCCCACGTCGTCATGGCCGTGATGGGCATGGCCCTCTACTGGTCGGCCCTCGTCAAGGCGATCGGGATGCTCGGCTCGGCCTCCGAGCAGGGACGGCTCTTCGGCTTCCTCGAGGGTGCCCGCGGCATCACCTCCACGATCGTCGGCCTCGTCGGAGCGGGCATCGTCGCGGCCGCCGTCGTTCCGTCCGGCGGGGTGCTCACCCTCATCCGGATCTACGGCGCCCTCTGTTTCGTGTTCGCCGCCCTGGTGTGGCTCTTCGTCCGCGAGGACCGAGCCCGGATCGACGCTCTCGGCCGATCGACCGTGACGCTCGGGCAGCTCCTCGTTGCGGCACGCAACCCCTACACGTGGCTCATCGGCGGGACGATCGCGCTGGCGTTCTGCTTCTACACGACGCTCGGTTATTTCTCGCCGCTGCTCCAGAACGAGTTCGGGGTCGGCGCGGCCGCTCTCTCGATCATCGGCGTCGTGCGCAGCTACGTGTTCCAGTTCGTCGCAGGCCCCGTCGGCGGCGTGATCGTCGACACGGTGACGCACTCGACGTCGCGGTTCCTGCGGCTGATGTTCGCCGTCTCCCTCGTCTTCTCCGCCGCGTTCCTCCTCCTGCCGCGGTCACCGGAGCTCGTCGGGCTGGCCGTCGTGCTGCTTCTTCTCCTCTGCATCCCCGTCTTCATGAGCCGCGGGGTCTACTGGGCGACGGTCGGCGAGCTCGGCATCCCGGAGAACCAGCGCGGCGGCGTCATCGGGCTGGCGTCCGGTCTGGCGTACCTCCCCGACGCCTTCCTCCCCGCGCTCTGCGCCTGGTGGATCGGCGACCCCAACGCGGCGACACCCGTCCCCGAGCGGGGCGGCGGCTACAGCGCGCTGTTCGTCTTCCTGCTGGTGGCGGCGGCGCTGGGCATCCTGCTCACGAGCATCACGGCGCGACTGCACGAACGTCGCCGGCGGGAGGCCCTCGTGTCCGCCCCGCTGTAG
- a CDS encoding S53 family peptidase gives MPTTSLGRRRLRRAAAIAATCVTVAGLTLAGATTAQAAARVSFTGSVPSWATKANLVAPAATNTMYQGELFLSMQDRQGAIDKATAVSTPGSPSYRQYVSPADWIATYAPTQQVLDDEVAYLKSKNITNISYPASRLYVTFRGTAAQLQSLFQTPLATYDVDGTKVVGPSGTPSLPADVARGVSGISIDQARLLTRPKTVTQAGAGTKALSSASSLLAPRAVQVKTPCSAYTNQVWVTIPSAYGSTRAGTANCGYSPAQLRSAYKMSAKASDGSAAGSGQTVAIVDAYASPTMASDLNTWARNAGEPTFSAGQYTDISPSKSTFADKAACQNPSGWQGEQALDVEAVRALAPGASIVYSGGTDCGAGLDIALSKILDGNTGSGAVGTAPLANIVSNSYGGTGEPDTTDAYTASYVQGEENIQLQAIAEGVGLYFASGDAGDEYENTGVKSPDFPASSPYVTGVGGTSLGISKTGTKVYETSWGDQLDEIVPGTKKGTKRFSERLPGSIFAGGGGGGKSAIYARPSYQSGAVVPGSLGAGKRLIPDISALADPYTGFKIGLRPITNNTTLATGSYTTGVSGGTSLSTPLVAAQIAVAQQKTGAVVGFANPVLYSLAATAPSTFTDVVTRAAPASVAYSSSNASYLVTLGHDSSLVTSRGYDTATGLGSLTMANIGNLATPKG, from the coding sequence ATGCCCACGACGTCCCTCGGCAGGCGACGGCTCCGTCGCGCAGCCGCCATCGCCGCCACCTGCGTCACCGTGGCCGGCCTGACGCTCGCAGGAGCCACGACCGCTCAGGCCGCCGCGCGCGTGTCCTTCACCGGGTCCGTCCCCTCCTGGGCCACGAAGGCCAACCTCGTCGCGCCTGCGGCGACGAACACGATGTACCAGGGCGAGCTCTTCCTCAGCATGCAGGATCGCCAGGGTGCCATCGACAAGGCCACCGCGGTCTCCACGCCGGGATCGCCCAGCTACCGGCAGTATGTCTCGCCGGCCGACTGGATCGCGACCTACGCCCCGACCCAGCAGGTGCTCGACGACGAGGTGGCCTACCTCAAGAGCAAGAACATCACGAACATCAGCTACCCCGCCAGCCGCCTGTACGTGACCTTCCGCGGCACGGCCGCGCAGCTCCAGAGCCTCTTCCAGACCCCGCTCGCGACTTACGACGTCGACGGAACGAAGGTCGTCGGCCCGTCGGGCACCCCGTCGCTCCCGGCCGACGTGGCCCGAGGCGTCTCGGGGATCAGCATCGACCAGGCCCGCCTCCTGACGCGTCCGAAGACGGTCACGCAGGCGGGCGCGGGCACGAAGGCCCTGTCCTCGGCGTCGTCGCTCCTCGCTCCTCGCGCCGTGCAGGTCAAGACGCCGTGCTCCGCCTACACGAACCAGGTCTGGGTCACGATCCCCTCCGCCTACGGCAGCACCAGGGCCGGAACCGCCAATTGCGGCTACTCCCCCGCTCAGCTCCGCTCCGCGTACAAGATGTCGGCCAAGGCCTCCGACGGCTCGGCCGCCGGCAGCGGTCAGACTGTCGCGATCGTCGACGCCTACGCATCGCCGACGATGGCCTCCGACCTCAACACCTGGGCCCGGAACGCCGGCGAGCCGACCTTCTCGGCCGGCCAGTACACCGACATCTCGCCCAGCAAGTCGACCTTCGCCGACAAGGCGGCCTGCCAGAACCCCAGCGGCTGGCAGGGCGAGCAGGCCCTCGACGTCGAGGCCGTCCGCGCCCTCGCCCCCGGAGCGAGCATCGTCTACTCCGGCGGCACGGACTGCGGCGCCGGCCTCGACATCGCGCTCTCGAAGATCCTGGACGGCAACACCGGCAGCGGTGCCGTCGGGACGGCCCCGCTGGCGAACATCGTGAGCAACAGCTACGGCGGGACGGGCGAACCCGACACGACGGACGCCTACACCGCGAGCTACGTGCAGGGCGAGGAGAACATCCAGCTGCAGGCCATCGCCGAGGGTGTCGGCCTCTACTTCGCCAGCGGCGACGCGGGCGACGAGTACGAGAACACCGGCGTCAAGTCCCCCGACTTCCCCGCGTCCTCGCCGTACGTCACGGGCGTCGGAGGCACGAGCCTCGGCATCTCCAAGACCGGCACCAAGGTCTACGAGACCTCCTGGGGCGACCAGCTCGACGAGATCGTGCCCGGAACCAAGAAGGGCACGAAGCGCTTCTCCGAGCGCCTTCCCGGCTCGATCTTCGCCGGTGGCGGCGGCGGCGGCAAGAGCGCGATCTACGCGCGTCCGAGCTATCAGTCCGGAGCCGTCGTCCCCGGGTCCCTCGGCGCCGGCAAGCGCCTGATCCCCGACATCAGCGCCCTCGCCGACCCGTACACCGGCTTCAAGATCGGCCTCCGCCCGATTACCAACAACACGACGCTCGCGACCGGCAGCTACACCACCGGCGTCTCGGGCGGGACCTCGCTCTCCACGCCGCTCGTCGCCGCGCAGATCGCCGTCGCCCAGCAGAAGACCGGGGCCGTCGTCGGTTTCGCCAACCCGGTCCTGTACTCGCTCGCGGCCACGGCGCCGTCGACGTTCACCGACGTCGTGACCCGCGCCGCCCCGGCCTCGGTCGCCTACTCGTCGTCGAACGCGTCGTACCTCGTGACGCTCGGTCACGACAGCAGCCTCGTGACCAGCCGCGGCTACGACACGGCCACCGGGCTCGGAAGCCTGACGATGGCGAACATCGGGAACCTGGCCACGCCCAAGGGCTAG
- a CDS encoding FAD-binding oxidoreductase, whose protein sequence is MIDSIALLERQQIVDALTALVGAAKIDTDPEALRDASIDRFKKYQSVHGIFDGPLPAAIVYADSTDDVSRVLAFANANLVNVVPRTGRTGTEGGLETSVENTIVLDGSRMDRILRIDEVNMQATVEAGVPLQVLEDSLRERGLTTGHSPQSKPLAQYGGLVATRSIGQFSTLYGAIEDMVTGLEAVFPDGSVSRVKSVPRRSAGPDIRHVVIGNEGALCFITEVTVKVFRFQPENNRFHGALVDSMDTGLAILREVVTNGFHPSVARLYSPEDARQHFAHFSDGRCVVVFVAEGPAGIVAATSAEIERVIATHPHETVDPSLIEAWFDQLNWGQDKIDAEKKTMLEEHHLGYTTEISADWSEVGKVYDAVMHRIRTEFPHAADLTMLGGHSSHSYQTGTNMYFVYDYAIDCDPREEIEKYHVPLNAIIVEEALRFGGSMVHHHGIGKYRTPWTLEEHGTAYPILAALKSSLDPRGIMNKGTIFPVEGAGIAPRSRA, encoded by the coding sequence ATGATCGACTCCATCGCCCTCCTCGAACGCCAGCAGATCGTCGACGCCCTCACGGCGCTCGTCGGAGCCGCCAAGATCGACACCGACCCCGAGGCGCTCCGCGACGCGAGCATCGACCGCTTCAAGAAGTACCAGTCGGTGCACGGCATCTTCGACGGTCCGCTCCCCGCCGCCATCGTCTACGCGGACTCCACCGACGACGTCAGCCGTGTCCTCGCGTTCGCGAACGCGAACCTCGTCAACGTGGTGCCCCGCACGGGCCGGACGGGCACGGAGGGCGGCCTCGAGACGAGCGTGGAGAACACGATCGTGCTCGACGGATCGCGGATGGACCGCATCCTGCGGATCGACGAGGTCAACATGCAGGCCACCGTCGAGGCGGGGGTGCCGCTGCAGGTCCTCGAGGACAGCCTGCGCGAGCGCGGCCTCACGACCGGTCACTCGCCGCAGTCCAAGCCGCTCGCCCAGTACGGCGGGCTGGTCGCGACACGCTCGATCGGGCAGTTCTCCACCCTCTACGGCGCCATCGAAGACATGGTGACGGGGCTCGAGGCGGTCTTCCCGGACGGCTCCGTGTCGCGCGTGAAGAGTGTTCCCCGCCGGTCCGCCGGGCCCGACATCCGGCACGTCGTCATCGGCAACGAGGGCGCCCTCTGCTTCATCACCGAGGTCACGGTCAAGGTGTTCCGCTTCCAGCCGGAGAACAACCGCTTCCACGGAGCCCTCGTCGACAGCATGGACACCGGGCTCGCGATCCTGCGCGAGGTCGTGACGAACGGCTTCCACCCGTCGGTGGCCCGCCTCTACTCGCCGGAGGACGCCCGCCAGCACTTCGCGCACTTCTCCGACGGCCGCTGCGTCGTCGTCTTCGTCGCCGAGGGCCCCGCGGGGATCGTCGCCGCCACGAGCGCCGAGATCGAGCGGGTGATCGCGACGCACCCGCACGAGACCGTCGACCCCTCGCTCATCGAGGCCTGGTTCGACCAGCTCAACTGGGGGCAGGACAAGATCGACGCCGAGAAGAAGACGATGCTCGAGGAGCACCACCTCGGCTACACGACCGAGATCTCGGCCGACTGGTCGGAGGTGGGCAAGGTCTACGACGCGGTCATGCACCGGATCCGCACGGAGTTCCCGCACGCCGCCGACCTCACGATGCTGGGCGGCCACTCCTCTCACAGCTACCAGACCGGCACGAACATGTACTTCGTGTACGACTACGCCATCGACTGCGATCCGCGCGAGGAGATCGAGAAGTACCACGTGCCCCTCAACGCCATCATCGTCGAGGAGGCGTTGCGTTTCGGCGGCTCGATGGTGCACCACCACGGCATCGGCAAGTACCGCACCCCCTGGACCCTGGAGGAGCACGGCACGGCCTACCCGATCCTCGCGGCGCTGAAGTCGTCGCTCGACCCCCGCGGCATCATGAACAAGGGGACCATCTTCCCCGTCGAGGGCGCGGGGATCGCCCCGCGGAGCCGGGCGTGA
- a CDS encoding LacI family DNA-binding transcriptional regulator: MTTTRGRSSVTLADVAALAGVSTSTASLAFRTTGSITERMRQRILTAARELDYAGPNPTARSLKSGRSGIVGVVVAESIRRAFQSPVTIATMDGLSEALDALDVGQLLLPGRSEQSGRSARLLDGMPVDAVVFLTRGEEFDSLLPGLRARRIPLVGIEGPHEEGIALVDIDDARGTRDVARHVRSLGHARVAVVMRTTRLGESLPPGEVLPVAHGLETIANRTIRERLRATAAVFPDAVRVEAGGRDLEAGEIAAGRLLDLPAPPTAILAQNDMLAAGVLRAAAVRAIPVPGRLTVTGFDGADLPWLDRRLTTVEQPLHDRGLVAGRMVGDLLAGRTPADVVLPVTLRVGDTSGPPGR; this comes from the coding sequence ATGACGACGACCCGCGGGCGAAGCTCCGTCACCCTCGCCGACGTCGCCGCGCTCGCGGGCGTCTCGACCTCGACCGCGTCGCTCGCGTTCCGCACGACGGGGTCCATCACGGAGCGGATGCGCCAGCGCATCCTGACGGCTGCCCGCGAGCTCGACTACGCCGGACCGAATCCCACGGCGCGCTCCCTCAAGAGCGGCCGCTCCGGGATCGTCGGAGTCGTCGTGGCCGAGAGCATCCGGCGTGCCTTCCAGAGCCCGGTGACGATCGCCACCATGGACGGCCTCAGCGAGGCTCTCGACGCGCTCGACGTGGGGCAGCTGCTCCTGCCGGGCCGGTCCGAGCAGAGCGGGAGGTCCGCACGGCTCCTCGACGGCATGCCGGTCGACGCGGTCGTCTTCCTCACCCGGGGCGAGGAGTTCGACTCGCTCCTGCCCGGGCTCCGCGCCCGCAGGATCCCGCTGGTCGGCATCGAAGGACCGCACGAGGAGGGCATCGCCCTCGTCGACATCGACGACGCGCGGGGGACGCGCGACGTCGCGCGACACGTCCGGAGCCTCGGTCACGCGCGCGTCGCCGTCGTCATGAGGACGACGCGCCTGGGCGAGAGCCTGCCGCCGGGAGAGGTCCTGCCCGTCGCGCACGGGCTCGAGACCATCGCCAACCGCACCATCCGGGAGCGGCTGCGCGCCACGGCGGCGGTCTTCCCCGACGCGGTGCGGGTGGAGGCAGGCGGACGCGACCTCGAGGCGGGCGAGATCGCGGCCGGGCGGCTCCTCGACCTCCCTGCGCCGCCCACGGCGATCCTCGCCCAGAACGACATGCTCGCGGCCGGTGTCTTGAGGGCCGCGGCGGTCCGGGCGATCCCGGTCCCCGGACGGCTCACCGTGACGGGCTTCGACGGCGCCGATCTGCCGTGGCTCGACCGACGACTCACGACCGTGGAGCAGCCGCTCCACGACCGGGGACTCGTGGCGGGACGCATGGTGGGCGACCTGCTGGCCGGGCGGACGCCGGCGGACGTCGTGCTGCCGGTGACCCTCCGGGTCGGCGACACGTCCGGGCCTCCCGGGCGCTGA
- a CDS encoding FGGY-family carbohydrate kinase — protein sequence MTRYLVGIDNGSQSTKVTVFDEDGRVVSEGRRPLRPAVTPRPGVVEHPDDDLWSSVGEAAQEALRGFPGSPSDIEAVGLCTIRFCRAMLRADGSLAHPVLSWMDDRVSAPYRHLDDSVARVTTSSGYLTHRLTGEFRDTNANYQGRWPIDTTTGHWLDDGPAFDAFGLRRDQLVDLVAPGEVLGRVTAEAAERTGLPLGLPVVATANDKAVEALGSGLRAPDEVLLSLGTYIAAMAVGTDDVREADHFWTNSAAEPGAHLYESAGIRRGMWTVSWFRDLFPEAADEAARAGRSLEDVLGDEAAAAPAGAGGLLTVLDWLAPTERPHRRGAFLGFDGRQGRGHLYRSILEGIALTMADRSAAMAAELGRRTERVVVAGGGSRSALMMQILADVTGVETVRNAVGDGAGLGAAICGAVATGVHPSFAVAQEAMVRERDRFRPDPAAHALYRRLLDVHRDAAAATDSLNRRLHALEL from the coding sequence GTGACCCGCTACCTCGTCGGCATCGACAACGGCTCGCAGAGCACCAAGGTCACCGTCTTCGACGAGGACGGCCGCGTCGTCTCGGAGGGGCGCCGACCCCTTCGACCGGCCGTCACACCCCGCCCCGGCGTCGTCGAGCACCCCGACGACGACCTCTGGTCGTCGGTCGGCGAGGCCGCGCAGGAGGCGCTGCGCGGCTTCCCGGGATCCCCGAGCGACATCGAGGCGGTCGGCCTCTGCACCATCCGGTTCTGCCGGGCGATGCTCCGGGCCGACGGATCGCTGGCCCATCCCGTCCTGAGCTGGATGGACGACCGGGTCTCCGCCCCCTACCGGCACCTCGACGACAGCGTGGCGCGGGTGACGACATCGTCCGGCTACCTCACCCACCGGCTCACCGGCGAGTTCCGCGACACGAACGCGAACTACCAGGGCCGGTGGCCGATCGACACGACGACCGGGCACTGGCTCGACGACGGCCCGGCGTTCGACGCCTTCGGGCTCCGACGCGACCAGCTCGTCGACCTGGTCGCGCCGGGCGAGGTCCTCGGCCGGGTGACGGCCGAGGCCGCCGAGCGCACCGGTCTGCCGCTCGGTCTCCCCGTCGTCGCGACCGCCAACGACAAAGCCGTCGAGGCGTTGGGCAGCGGCCTCCGCGCTCCCGACGAGGTGCTCCTCTCGCTCGGGACCTACATCGCGGCGATGGCCGTCGGCACCGACGACGTCCGCGAGGCCGACCACTTCTGGACGAACTCCGCGGCGGAACCCGGCGCCCACCTCTACGAGAGCGCCGGCATCCGGCGCGGGATGTGGACCGTCAGCTGGTTCCGCGACCTCTTCCCGGAGGCGGCCGACGAGGCCGCCCGCGCGGGGCGGAGCCTCGAGGACGTGCTCGGCGACGAGGCCGCGGCGGCCCCCGCCGGAGCGGGCGGGCTCCTCACCGTGCTCGACTGGCTCGCGCCGACCGAGCGGCCGCACCGACGGGGCGCGTTCCTCGGCTTCGACGGCCGACAGGGCCGCGGGCACCTCTACCGCTCGATCCTCGAGGGCATCGCCCTCACCATGGCCGATCGGAGCGCCGCCATGGCTGCCGAGCTCGGCCGGCGCACCGAGCGCGTCGTCGTCGCCGGCGGCGGCTCCCGCTCCGCGCTCATGATGCAGATCCTCGCCGACGTCACCGGCGTGGAGACCGTCCGCAACGCCGTCGGCGACGGCGCGGGCCTCGGGGCGGCCATCTGCGGAGCCGTGGCGACGGGCGTCCACCCGTCGTTCGCGGTGGCGCAGGAGGCGATGGTCCGGGAGCGGGATCGCTTCAGACCCGATCCTGCGGCCCACGCCCTCTACCGTCGGCTGCTCGACGTGCACCGCGACGCGGCCGCCGCGACCGACTCCCTCAACCGGAGGCTGCACGCGCTGGAGCTGTGA